A DNA window from Paenibacillus sp. HWE-109 contains the following coding sequences:
- a CDS encoding Ger(x)C family spore germination protein, with protein sequence MIIRSFGHTMRLSWGLGLLALLLTGCWDRNEVNDLALITGAAIDKHDNKTIELTVQIFVPRGSSNISMDSGLKGSGGGSQSSYVKSAFGINLADALSHLQEKLPRKLFWGHAEVIIFGEAVARSGIRDDLDYFMRAPQPRERAYMYVSKGEARNILELNTKLERNTAESLREISKSKLTLSVTLADLAQMLGGGSRAAALPYMELTAPLSSNNPDKSESFINATAVFKNDKMIGKIDDSTTRGALWLRNEIKQAVVTVVPENTEGTVSANLIKSKTTLEPIIENGKWRMNVWIHTEDDALQNTTELNLVEDSNAVKTVEKALNADIENRVRSALDKAQHDLQADIFGFAGEFHRAYPKEWKKNQQRWDELFPTVEVAIHSDAKMLRPGLSSIRATQPE encoded by the coding sequence ATGATCATCCGAAGCTTTGGACATACGATGCGGTTAAGCTGGGGATTGGGGCTCTTGGCACTTCTGCTCACGGGATGCTGGGATCGGAACGAAGTTAATGATTTAGCGTTAATTACAGGGGCGGCCATTGATAAGCATGACAACAAAACGATTGAACTGACCGTGCAGATCTTCGTGCCGCGGGGCTCAAGCAATATTTCGATGGATAGCGGATTAAAAGGCAGCGGCGGCGGTAGTCAGTCATCGTACGTCAAATCAGCCTTTGGCATAAACCTTGCTGATGCCCTTTCTCACTTGCAAGAAAAGCTGCCTAGGAAACTCTTCTGGGGACATGCCGAGGTTATTATTTTCGGAGAAGCTGTTGCACGAAGCGGTATTCGCGACGATCTCGATTATTTCATGCGAGCCCCTCAGCCCAGGGAACGAGCTTACATGTATGTCAGCAAGGGAGAAGCACGTAATATTCTCGAACTGAATACCAAGCTTGAACGCAATACAGCGGAGTCTTTGCGTGAAATCTCAAAAAGTAAACTCACGCTAAGCGTAACCTTGGCAGATCTGGCTCAAATGCTCGGGGGTGGTTCCCGCGCGGCTGCTCTGCCCTATATGGAGTTAACAGCCCCTTTATCATCGAATAACCCTGATAAAAGCGAGAGCTTTATTAATGCCACAGCTGTTTTTAAAAATGACAAAATGATCGGTAAAATTGACGATAGCACCACAAGAGGCGCCTTGTGGCTGCGAAACGAAATCAAACAAGCTGTGGTCACTGTTGTGCCCGAGAACACCGAAGGAACCGTCTCGGCAAACTTAATCAAAAGCAAGACGACCCTTGAACCTATTATCGAAAATGGGAAATGGCGGATGAATGTTTGGATCCATACCGAAGACGACGCGCTTCAGAATACGACAGAGCTCAATTTAGTAGAAGATTCGAACGCTGTAAAAACGGTGGAGAAAGCCTTGAACGCTGACATTGAGAACCGTGTTCGATCCGCTTTGGATAAGGCGCAGCATGATTTACAAGCAGATATTTTCGGGTTTGCCGGAGAATTCCATCGCGCATATCCCAAAGAGTGGAAAAAAAATCAACAACGCTGGGACGAATTATTTCCCACTGTCGAGGTTGCGATCCATTCCGATGCCAAAATGCTTCGCCCCGGCCTCTCCAGTATTAGAGCGACTCAACCTGAATAA
- a CDS encoding GerAB/ArcD/ProY family transporter, whose protein sequence is MIEKGKISPLQLAILMHPTILATAALSVPSITIRTAGIDMWMTPLIASLVGFWMVYVVVRLHKAYPSLTFIEYSQTLLGPYGGKAIGILFLGALLFTNGLVLREYGEFISSSFLQETPMLIVITCMVSVCAYAIHAGLEVLSRTAQILIPVAVLIIFVMVILMIPDFELKQMFPIFGEGLLPPLLGSIVPSSWFSQFFVLAYLLPYVSHGEKILKWGFISVVSVLLTLLAINLSILFLFGTLTEGLNYAFLAAVRYISIADFLEHVESLLMAIWLIGIFIKVAIIYYATVLGIAQLL, encoded by the coding sequence ATGATTGAAAAAGGCAAAATATCGCCACTGCAGCTAGCAATTCTCATGCATCCTACAATATTGGCTACGGCAGCCCTTTCGGTTCCGTCGATTACCATTCGCACAGCCGGCATCGATATGTGGATGACTCCCCTCATTGCGTCACTTGTAGGATTCTGGATGGTCTACGTTGTTGTCCGACTGCACAAAGCATATCCCAGTCTTACTTTTATTGAATATTCCCAAACGCTTCTTGGCCCCTATGGCGGAAAAGCTATTGGGATTCTTTTCTTGGGAGCACTCCTATTTACAAATGGGCTTGTGCTCCGCGAATACGGCGAATTCATTAGTAGCAGCTTCCTGCAAGAAACGCCGATGCTGATTGTTATTACTTGCATGGTTAGCGTCTGTGCCTATGCTATTCATGCGGGACTCGAGGTCCTCAGCCGCACAGCGCAGATTTTGATCCCTGTGGCTGTGTTGATTATTTTCGTTATGGTCATTTTGATGATTCCCGATTTCGAGCTTAAACAAATGTTTCCAATTTTCGGAGAAGGGCTGCTTCCGCCTTTGTTGGGTTCAATCGTCCCCTCTTCCTGGTTTTCTCAATTTTTCGTTCTTGCCTATCTCCTTCCCTATGTAAGTCATGGAGAGAAGATATTGAAATGGGGATTTATCAGCGTTGTTTCTGTGCTGCTAACCCTTTTAGCAATCAATCTTTCGATTTTGTTCTTATTCGGGACATTAACCGAAGGATTGAATTATGCTTTTCTGGCTGCGGTTCGTTACATTTCTATTGCAGATTTCCTCGAACATGTAGAATCACTTCTTATGGCCATCTGGCTTATTGGCATATTCATAAAAGTAGCCATAATTTACTATGCAACTGTTTTGGGGATTGCCCAACTGCTCTAG
- a CDS encoding spore germination protein produces MDTFSSDSSEAVSSSIDSNLQMLKSIYDKCKDLHFHEFIIGGTTKAFVLHFEGMVNLEILDRNVLTPLLAESAEEWKYTEKDLSSLISISDIRETATLTEMVALISSGSVGLFIDGVAKGFALGLAKWEKRSIEEPSAESIIRGPREGFTETMSVNTSMLRRKIKSSSLKMVAYTVGKHTQTEVVLIYMEGIANASLVEEVSQRIADIQIDGILESGYIEGLIEDNPFSPFPQIQVTERPDVACAALLEGKVSILVDGTPFALVAPATLFSLLQSPEDYYQRFIIGTFIRWLRYLFFFITLLLPSLYVAILTYHQEMVPTSLLLSIAKSREDIPFPALIEALLMEVSFEALREAGVRLPKQVGAAVSIVGALVIGQAATSAGLVSAPMVMVVAITGIASFMMPQYSAGIALRMLRFPIMFLSGMLGLLGLMLGFIVIVIHLSSLRSLGVPYLQPIAPMKGAELKDVLIRAPIWAMRTCPKFTGKSNSTRLPAKQKPEKPKGNESDD; encoded by the coding sequence ATGGATACATTTTCTTCGGATTCATCAGAAGCCGTTTCCTCCTCGATAGATAGTAACCTTCAGATGCTAAAAAGCATTTACGATAAATGCAAGGATCTTCATTTCCACGAATTCATCATTGGGGGGACGACCAAAGCTTTCGTGTTACATTTCGAGGGCATGGTGAATCTGGAGATATTGGATCGAAATGTCCTGACTCCTTTACTTGCAGAATCCGCAGAAGAGTGGAAGTACACGGAAAAGGACTTGTCCTCCTTGATTAGTATCTCTGACATCAGGGAGACGGCGACTTTAACAGAAATGGTAGCCCTTATTTCTTCAGGATCCGTAGGGCTTTTCATTGACGGTGTGGCCAAAGGGTTCGCTCTAGGTTTAGCCAAATGGGAAAAAAGAAGCATTGAAGAACCTTCCGCTGAGTCCATTATTCGGGGACCTCGTGAAGGTTTTACAGAAACGATGAGTGTGAATACGTCCATGCTTCGCAGGAAAATCAAGAGTTCATCCTTGAAAATGGTCGCTTATACGGTAGGCAAACATACACAAACCGAAGTCGTTCTCATCTATATGGAAGGGATCGCGAATGCCTCGCTAGTTGAAGAGGTCTCGCAGCGGATTGCAGATATCCAAATTGACGGAATTCTGGAAAGCGGCTATATCGAGGGGCTGATCGAGGATAATCCCTTCTCGCCTTTTCCACAGATTCAAGTGACAGAAAGACCCGATGTTGCCTGCGCTGCCTTATTGGAAGGAAAAGTTTCTATTTTAGTCGACGGGACACCTTTTGCCCTTGTAGCGCCTGCTACGTTGTTCTCGCTCTTGCAATCGCCAGAGGATTACTATCAAAGGTTTATTATTGGCACTTTTATCCGGTGGCTGCGCTATTTATTTTTCTTCATCACACTCCTGCTGCCCTCCTTATATGTGGCCATTCTGACCTATCATCAAGAAATGGTCCCTACATCGCTATTACTCAGTATCGCAAAATCCAGAGAGGATATCCCGTTTCCTGCACTTATCGAAGCGCTGCTGATGGAAGTTTCATTCGAAGCCCTCCGCGAAGCAGGGGTTCGACTGCCGAAGCAAGTCGGTGCAGCTGTCAGTATCGTAGGCGCTTTGGTTATCGGACAAGCAGCTACTTCAGCCGGTCTGGTCTCCGCGCCTATGGTCATGGTCGTAGCGATTACAGGTATCGCGTCGTTCATGATGCCGCAATACTCGGCAGGGATTGCCTTGCGGATGCTGCGATTCCCGATTATGTTCCTGTCCGGCATGCTAGGTCTGCTTGGGCTTATGCTTGGATTTATCGTTATCGTGATTCATCTGTCTTCTCTGCGCTCTCTGGGGGTCCCTTACTTGCAGCCGATTGCCCCAATGAAGGGAGCCGAGCTGAAGGATGTGCTTATTCGCGCCCCCATCTGGGCTATGCGAACATGTCCGAAATTTACCGGGAAATCGAATTCAACCCGACTACCTGCCAAACAAAAGCCGGAAAAGCCCAAAGGGAATGAATCTGATGATTGA
- a CDS encoding tellurite resistance TerB family protein: MSTFKSWFSSAKTGLTDQVKKFQNKDFLDAVVAGCAIVAAADGSIGNEEKEKMVGYISRSEELKVFEVSNVIARFNHFAGSFEFSNIVGKQEALKVIAKFNNKPEVGRIIIAVCCAIGAADGDFDENEKRVVRDICTTLNLNPSEFSL; the protein is encoded by the coding sequence ATGAGTACATTTAAATCTTGGTTTTCAAGTGCCAAAACAGGCTTAACGGATCAAGTGAAGAAGTTTCAAAACAAAGATTTTCTGGACGCAGTCGTTGCGGGATGTGCGATTGTAGCCGCTGCTGATGGAAGTATCGGAAACGAAGAGAAAGAGAAAATGGTCGGCTACATTAGCCGCAGCGAAGAATTGAAAGTATTTGAAGTGAGTAACGTGATTGCTCGTTTCAATCATTTTGCCGGCAGTTTTGAGTTCTCCAATATTGTTGGAAAACAAGAAGCGCTTAAAGTGATTGCCAAGTTCAATAATAAGCCGGAAGTTGGCCGTATTATTATTGCTGTTTGTTGTGCCATCGGTGCTGCAGATGGTGACTTTGATGAGAATGAGAAGCGTGTTGTAAGAGATATTTGTACCACTCTTAACCTGAATCCTAGCGAATTTAGTCTGTAA
- a CDS encoding TerD family protein has translation MTINLVKGQKIDLTKGNAGLSKVVVGLGWDPAVVEKKGFFGTKKTTVEIDCDASVIMLDENGRLTKEKNVVFFANLQSPDGSVVHSGDNRTGEGDGDDEQIAVNLGQVPADVSKIVFVVNIYDCVNRKQDFGLIQSAYIRILNDSNQAELVKFNLTDNYSGKTSLIVGEMYRHSGEWKFTAIGEGSTDTTIGQLVKRYN, from the coding sequence TTGACAATCAATCTGGTCAAAGGTCAGAAGATCGATTTAACGAAAGGAAACGCTGGTCTATCTAAAGTAGTTGTAGGGCTAGGCTGGGATCCTGCTGTCGTTGAGAAAAAAGGTTTTTTCGGAACCAAAAAAACAACCGTAGAAATTGACTGCGATGCTTCTGTCATTATGTTGGATGAGAACGGCAGATTGACAAAAGAGAAGAACGTCGTATTCTTCGCAAATCTGCAAAGTCCAGATGGCTCCGTCGTTCACTCCGGTGATAACCGTACGGGCGAAGGCGATGGCGATGATGAACAAATCGCTGTTAATTTGGGTCAAGTGCCTGCGGATGTCAGTAAAATTGTATTTGTTGTCAATATTTATGATTGTGTAAATAGAAAGCAAGATTTCGGACTCATTCAATCCGCCTATATCCGGATTTTGAATGATTCTAACCAAGCTGAATTGGTTAAATTTAATTTAACCGACAACTATTCAGGTAAAACGTCTCTGATCGTTGGTGAGATGTATCGTCATAGCGGAGAATGGAAATTTACTGCAATTGGCGAAGGCAGCACGGATACAACAATTGGACAATTAGTGAAACGCTATAACTAA
- a CDS encoding TerD family protein, whose protein sequence is MAISLSKGQKVDLTKTNPGLTKVIVGLGWDTNKYDGGKDFDLDASIFCVNATGKVGSESDFIFYNNPKNANGSVVHTGDNRTGAGDGDDEQVVIDLASVPAETEKIAFCITIHDAEARAQNFGQVSNAYVRILNDASGAELIRFDLGEDFSVETGVVVGELYRNNGEWKFSAIGSGYRDGLGGLARDYGLQTS, encoded by the coding sequence ATGGCAATTTCTCTATCTAAAGGTCAAAAAGTAGATTTAACAAAAACAAACCCAGGTTTAACGAAAGTGATCGTTGGTCTTGGCTGGGACACGAACAAATATGATGGTGGTAAAGATTTCGACTTAGACGCTTCTATCTTCTGTGTGAATGCTACGGGCAAAGTTGGATCTGAATCCGACTTCATCTTCTACAACAACCCTAAGAATGCGAATGGTTCTGTTGTTCACACAGGTGACAACCGTACAGGTGCAGGTGACGGAGACGACGAGCAAGTTGTTATTGACTTGGCATCAGTTCCAGCTGAAACAGAAAAAATTGCTTTCTGCATCACGATTCATGATGCTGAAGCAAGAGCGCAAAACTTCGGACAAGTATCCAACGCTTACGTGCGCATTTTGAACGATGCTTCAGGCGCAGAGTTGATCCGTTTTGATCTAGGCGAAGACTTCTCCGTAGAAACAGGTGTTGTAGTAGGCGAGTTGTACCGCAACAACGGCGAGTGGAAATTCAGCGCTATCGGCAGCGGATACAGAGACGGTCTAGGCGGTTTGGCTCGTGACTACGGTTTGCAAACTTCTTAA
- a CDS encoding TerD family protein, which yields MTISLSKGQRIDLTKTNPGLSKAIIGLGWDTNKYSGGHSFDLDASAFLLHADGKAKGIDDFIFYNNLVGAGGSVQHTGDNRTGDGDGDDEQIKVDFSKIPAHIHRVGIAVTIHDAPNRNQNFGQVSNAFVRLVDEITNREILRYDLGEDFSVETAVVICELYRDSQGQDWKFQAVGSGFQGGLQALCKNYGLDAE from the coding sequence ATGACAATTAGCTTGTCCAAAGGTCAAAGAATTGACTTAACCAAAACGAATCCAGGTTTAAGCAAAGCCATTATCGGATTAGGCTGGGATACGAACAAATATAGCGGCGGCCATTCCTTTGATCTAGATGCATCGGCGTTCCTGCTTCATGCCGATGGCAAAGCCAAAGGAATAGATGATTTCATCTTCTACAACAATCTGGTGGGTGCGGGTGGTTCTGTGCAGCACACCGGCGATAACCGAACAGGTGACGGGGATGGAGACGATGAGCAAATCAAGGTTGACTTCTCCAAAATACCGGCGCATATTCACCGAGTCGGCATTGCGGTAACGATTCATGATGCGCCTAATCGGAACCAAAACTTTGGACAAGTGTCCAATGCGTTCGTTCGGCTAGTCGATGAAATTACGAATCGCGAAATTCTGCGTTACGATCTAGGTGAGGATTTCTCCGTTGAGACGGCGGTTGTTATTTGTGAGTTGTACAGAGACAGCCAAGGTCAAGATTGGAAATTCCAAGCTGTTGGCAGTGGTTTTCAAGGCGGTCTTCAAGCGTTATGCAAAAATTATGGGCTTGATGCAGAGTAG
- a CDS encoding TerD family protein, producing MHISLIKGQKADLTKTNPGLSTIGIGIGWQAPAHVDLDTSAFLLGANGKVDHDDQLVFYNNPTKNGVKFIDQPSSGQDQKQFAIQFSEVPTNVEKIAITLTIYEGEKLKQQFGLVNQAYIRIFHQGTGQDILRYDLGNQFSVETAIVVGEIYRYGSEWKFSAIGSGFSGGLKALCGNFGIEVKDEPTAPPTTNPTPAPTPAPTAAPIPSSTPPLIPPAPINLNKIELKKKGDRISLEKKSAGQLGEILINLNWNQKKSTGFFGKSKGIDLDLACLYELKNGQKGVIQALGNQFGALNREPYIALDGDDRTGSVTTGENIRINGNKLTEFERILIFTFIYEGATTWSEADGVVSIKQDGGPDIIVKLNEHNNRQGMCAIALIRNQNNETFSIERLVQYFSGHKQLDEAFGWGMRWVAGSK from the coding sequence ATGCACATCTCTCTTATTAAAGGCCAAAAGGCCGATCTTACAAAAACAAATCCGGGACTTTCCACGATTGGTATCGGTATCGGTTGGCAGGCTCCTGCACATGTGGACCTGGACACATCGGCATTCTTATTAGGCGCCAACGGCAAAGTCGATCATGATGATCAATTAGTCTTCTATAACAACCCAACCAAAAATGGCGTGAAATTTATTGATCAACCTTCATCTGGACAAGATCAGAAACAATTCGCAATCCAATTCTCTGAGGTGCCAACGAATGTTGAGAAGATAGCGATCACCTTGACGATTTATGAAGGGGAGAAGCTGAAACAACAATTCGGTTTGGTCAATCAAGCTTATATCCGGATTTTCCATCAGGGTACGGGACAAGATATTTTGCGATATGACTTAGGAAATCAATTCTCCGTTGAGACAGCGATTGTTGTTGGAGAAATATATAGATACGGCAGTGAATGGAAGTTCAGTGCTATTGGATCTGGTTTTTCGGGCGGCCTCAAAGCGCTGTGCGGTAATTTTGGCATCGAAGTGAAGGACGAGCCTACAGCTCCTCCGACAACGAATCCGACGCCTGCGCCGACACCTGCCCCTACAGCAGCACCAATTCCTAGCAGTACGCCACCACTTATCCCTCCGGCTCCCATCAATCTGAACAAGATTGAGCTGAAAAAGAAGGGAGATCGGATCAGTTTAGAGAAGAAGAGTGCCGGTCAGCTTGGAGAAATTCTCATTAATTTGAATTGGAATCAGAAGAAGTCAACAGGCTTTTTTGGAAAAAGCAAAGGGATTGATTTGGATCTTGCCTGTTTGTATGAACTGAAAAATGGTCAAAAAGGTGTCATCCAAGCACTTGGCAACCAGTTCGGCGCGTTAAACAGAGAGCCGTATATAGCCTTAGATGGTGATGACCGCACTGGCTCAGTAACCACAGGTGAAAATATACGAATCAACGGTAATAAGTTGACGGAATTTGAACGAATTCTTATTTTCACGTTCATTTATGAAGGAGCAACAACATGGTCTGAGGCTGATGGGGTCGTTTCCATTAAGCAGGATGGCGGACCTGACATCATCGTGAAATTAAACGAGCATAATAATCGTCAAGGGATGTGCGCTATTGCTCTTATTCGTAATCAAAATAATGAAACATTCAGTATTGAACGTCTTGTCCAATACTTCTCCGGTCATAAACAGCTGGATGAAGCCTTTGGATGGGGGATGAGATGGGTTGCAGGCAGTAAATAA